One genomic region from Haloterrigena gelatinilytica encodes:
- a CDS encoding aldo/keto reductase: MNHRRLGSTGRDVSEVGLGTWNIGGSWGDVDDETGREVVRAALEADVDFIDTADVYGDGRSERHIGHVLDERDAHDDVFVATKAGRRLDPHEADRYDYDHLSEFVARSQEYLNEETLDLLQLHCPPTEAYYQPETFDALERLESEGEIAHAGVSVETVEEALKAIEYDVVETVQIIFNPFRQRPNELFFEQAKKNDIGVIVRVPYASGLLTGALERDQEFAEDDHRNFNREGEAFDVGETFAGVPYETGHDALEALEPHVPESLSLAEFTLRWILDHEAVSTVIPGTTSPDHVRSNAAVSDLDSLSNRAHGAARDVYEEHVAEHVHHRW; encoded by the coding sequence ACGAGACCGGTCGCGAGGTCGTTCGCGCCGCCCTCGAGGCGGACGTCGACTTCATCGACACCGCGGACGTCTACGGCGACGGCCGCAGCGAGCGACACATCGGTCACGTGCTCGACGAGCGCGACGCCCACGACGACGTCTTCGTCGCGACGAAGGCAGGCCGGCGACTCGATCCCCACGAGGCCGATCGGTACGACTACGATCACCTCTCCGAGTTCGTCGCCCGGAGCCAGGAGTACCTCAACGAGGAGACGCTGGATCTCTTGCAACTGCACTGTCCGCCGACGGAGGCGTACTATCAGCCCGAGACGTTCGACGCCCTCGAGCGGCTCGAATCGGAGGGCGAGATCGCCCACGCGGGCGTCAGCGTCGAGACGGTCGAGGAGGCGCTGAAGGCGATCGAGTACGACGTCGTCGAGACGGTCCAGATCATCTTCAATCCGTTCCGCCAGCGCCCGAACGAACTGTTCTTCGAGCAGGCGAAAAAGAACGATATCGGCGTTATCGTCCGCGTCCCCTACGCCTCGGGCCTGCTGACCGGCGCGCTCGAGCGCGATCAGGAGTTCGCCGAGGACGACCACCGCAACTTCAACCGCGAGGGCGAGGCCTTCGACGTCGGCGAGACGTTCGCGGGCGTCCCCTACGAGACGGGCCACGACGCCCTCGAGGCGCTCGAGCCCCACGTCCCCGAGAGCCTCTCGCTGGCCGAGTTCACGCTGCGCTGGATCCTCGACCACGAGGCCGTCTCGACGGTCATCCCCGGCACGACCTCGCCGGACCACGTCCGCTCGAACGCCGCGGTCTCGGACCTCGACTCGCTGTCGAATCGGGCCCACGGCGCGGCGCGGGACGTCTACGAAGAGCACGTCGCGGAGCACGTCCACCACCGCTGGTAG